Genomic window (Campylobacter sp. RM16704):
TAGTGTTGAATTAGCAAAAGAAGCTAAAGATTGTATGGAGAAAATAAGAAATAGCTCTGCTCAAGTAGCACAAGCTATGCAAAAATAAATAAAAGTTTTTAGCTTAAATGCTAAAAACTTTTCCTGCAATAAAGCTTTTTTCTACCCTACCTTGTAAGATGTTATTTACATATAAACCCTCTCCATTAAAAGAATGATTTTCATCAAATACAGCAAAGTCAGCATCAAATCCAATTTCTATTTTACCTTTGTTTAATCCCAAAAATTGTGCTTGATTATAACTTGCTAAATCGCATAATTCTTTCCAAGTTAAAACACTTTCTTTTACTAAATATGTAAAACATAAACTCATATGCATAGCTATAGCATTAATTCCAAAATCTGCCTCATCAAAAGCTAAATCTTTTTTTGTACTAGGAGTATGCATTGATGTTAAAAAAGTAATTTTTTTGTCTTGAAGCATTTTTTTAAGATTCGTAAGTTCATTTTTAGATCTTAAAGGAGGTAAAATTTTTGCTTGGGTATTAAAATTCTCACAAGCACTTTCATCTTTAATTAAATGATGAATCGAAATTTCACTGAAATGATTTTGCAAAAGTTCGAATGATTTTGCAATAGCTAAAGAATTAAAGCAAGATTTATTTTTATAAAATTCAACTAATTCCTTCATTTTTGCCACTTCGCTAGTTTCAGCTATATCACTAATTCCTATAAGACCAAGCTCAAAACTAGTTTTACT
Coding sequences:
- a CDS encoding dihydroorotase, subgroup IIa: MIIKNAKIYGEQKLDLKIEDGKITQIANDLSDDEQIVDIEGKTLLPLFIDLNVSLLDNEFSIDKLYDLEKVCLKGGVGTIVLKDSLEVNTQGYALYFDKLKSLDINILPTINVLNKDGKLKNIATLIDMGAEGLELSSTIGANFLRQSMQYANMKSIPVFLKCFDESFDDHGVMNDSKTSFELGLIGISDIAETSEVAKMKELVEFYKNKSCFNSLAIAKSFELLQNHFSEISIHHLIKDESACENFNTQAKILPPLRSKNELTNLKKMLQDKKITFLTSMHTPSTKKDLAFDEADFGINAIAMHMSLCFTYLVKESVLTWKELCDLASYNQAQFLGLNKGKIEIGFDADFAVFDENHSFNGEGLYVNNILQGRVEKSFIAGKVFSI